From Triticum aestivum cultivar Chinese Spring chromosome 7B, IWGSC CS RefSeq v2.1, whole genome shotgun sequence:
AATACTTGCTTTTTCACTTGTAGTTTTGTCTTTTTCACTTGTAGTTTCGAATAACATACATACATAAGCATTGCATAGTCTTTTCATAACACTATAGTTGACAAATGACAAACATAGTTCAAATTACAAACTTAGTTCATGACCACGATGGTCTATGATACAATGTCTCGAATGACATAGCAAATTACAAACATAGTTCAAATTACACAAATAGTCTCGAatgacataagtagttcatgacCACGATGGTTGAAACGACATGAacatcacatataactcggtttcctgtagcaatgcaagtcaacaacccttttccatttccattcttccaGCATTTCTTGAATCTTGTCATCATCAGTTATGTCAACCAATTTTCTTTCCCCGGGGCCATCTGACTTCCTCCTCctgacgtagtacacaaaatcctcttccttcaacccttgcttcaacatgaatttagtTTTCAACCAATCGAAAGTGAGGTCCACTTGACTAACTTGCACAATACATGGAGACAAGCCATGCACATGAACAACagggctaagcacccactgagtTTCGTTAGCCATCTACAGCACACAAATCTCTTAGTAGCTAACCTATGATACATTAAACCACGAGGAAAACAAACTAGGGTTTTCACAAAAGTATGATAAATTAAACCAACCAAAAAATGGGGGTGGAGTTGATTTACCTTCTAGTCTCGAAATCCTGAAGATCCAACGGTGAAACCGGACCGATTTGTGAGAgatctgaggggggggggggttagggtgcTGGACGAGGGAGGGACGTTGGCAGGGCTAGAGGTGAGAGTGGGTGGATATGAGTGAAATGAGAGGGGTAGAGGTGGAGATGAATGGATGAGAGGGGTAGAGGTGGGCCCAAAATCTTATCCACTCGAATCTTATCAATTAGACAAGAATGCTTTCTGGAcaccagacgccagggaccttggtGTCTGGGTGTCCATCAGACACACCCGACGGCCTGTCTGGTCACCTGCGCGAGCAAAGCacgccagacgccagggttcctggcgtctgggtGTGGGAGGCAGACGCCAGTGACCTTGGCGTCTGGGTGTCCATCAGACACACCAGACGGCCTGTCTGGTCACCTGCGTGAGCAAAGCacgccagacgccagggttcctggcgtctggatCTGGGAGGCAGACGCCAGGGACCGTGGCGTCTGGGTGTCCATCAGACACACCAGACGGCCTGTCTGGTCACCTGCGTGAGCAAAGCacgccagacgccagggttcctggcgtctggatCTGGGAggcagacgccagggaccttggcgtctgggtgtCCATCAGACACACCAGACGGCCTGTCTGGTCACCTGCGTGAGCAAAGcaagccagacgccagggaccctggcgtctggatcTGGGAGGCAGACGCCATGCACCCTGGCGTCTGGGTGTGGGCCTGGTGTTTTTGCACACAGCTTGTTAAAGTTTTTGCTTAGCAACAACTAGCAAACACTGTTAAATATGAACAAAGCATGCTACTCTCAACCAAAAATATGAACAAAGCATATCAACTAGTCTCGAATGACGAACATAGTTTGCACATAATCTCAAATAGTCTCGAATGACAGAAATAGTTCATGACCACACAAGGTCTCGAATAATAAGTTCATACATTAAACAAAGTCTCGACAGTTCATCATCGACGCCGGTGCCTTTCCATTTGTCTACTGAGTAGTCCGGGGCCACTttcccttcttgtcacgtgcctcgtcctcctctcgtgcATCGCGAGCCCTTGCAAGTTTGCTTGCCCTCTCTTCTTGACGAGCCGCCTTCTCTTTGCGTGCCCTCTCTTGCTCACGCTTCTTGCGCTCACGAGCCTCCTTCTCACGACGCTCCCGCTCCAATCCCCGTGCATAGGACTCCTCGAATAGGCGCTGCCTCCGTAACCAATCTGCACGTTGGTCCTCTTGGATATCTTTTGGTACCTCGTGATCTATCCAAGTGAAGTACTTGCAAAGTGGAGGAGGGGACTACATATAAACCATGATTTTGTTAGACATATGAGTGACAACTTGTTGATGTTTTTTATATGTACACCTAACATACCGGTGGTATGTCATATGCGTTAGTTGGCCTTCGACGATCATGTGCATAGTTGGGACACACGAAAAACCTTCTACCTTCTGTCCATGACTTGTTGCGGTCAGTGGACACCTTCAGCTTGCAAACATCACCACACCAACATGGTGGTGTGGGcacatccttctccttcttcttgtccaAACTGGCCTCCAACCACGTCTTCGGCATGTCCTCTTGGTCCGCGCACGGTGGCCTCGtcctggaaccggatgaagccatgcctacaaaaagaACAATTGTTAGCACAAGACATTAAGAGAGCAAATGCATAAATGCTAGGAATTGTATGAACAAATAATATACCATTATTATTAGATCAACCATCTGGATTAAACAAATAACCGAAGGCCGATCCATTATCAACCATTCCTCTacgaccacctctagcacttgtgcttcctCTTCGACCacgaccacctctagcacttgtggctgctcgaccaccacctctagcacttgtgctagctcgaccaccacctctagcacttgtgctccctctacgaacactagcacctctagcacttgtgctcccTCTACGACCACCACTACCACCTCTGACGCTCGTTCTTCCTcgaccaccaccaccgtcacctcTTCCACCTCTTTCACCATCGGTGCCGCCTCCAcgacttgtttttctttttttggttttcttttttttgcatGTCCGCTCATTGTGTCCCCCTTCACCGCACACCCCACAGTTGATAATGTCAGGAGCCTCCATGAAATGACCGCTACCAAATTGTTTCATGCCAGTGTATCCAGCCAGGTCATCCATATCACCCCTGAACCTCTTAGTTCTCCTTCTACCCTTCGTCTCCACCTTCAGAAGAGGGTCTGGCCTAATATGAGGGCCATGGTACTCAGGCCACTGTGATTGGTCCAAGAAAGGGTGAAATCTTGGCGCCCATGTCAACCTAGTAGCTTCCACATGGAACTCTTGCATCCTCACGGTTTTTCCATCATTAACATGTATGTTTCTCGCCTTCGCCGCCGTTATCAAATGCGAGCATGGCCAA
This genomic window contains:
- the LOC123155708 gene encoding U1 small nuclear ribonucleoprotein 70 kDa-like, encoding MASSGSRTRPPCADQEDMPKTWLEASLDKKKEKDVPTPPCWCGDVCKLKVSTDRNKSWTEGRRFFVCPNYAHDRRRPTNAYDIPPSPPPLCKYFTWIDHEVPKDIQEDQRADWLRRQRLFEESYARGLERERREKEARERKKREQERARKEKAARQEERASKLARARDAREEDEARDKKGKWPRTTQ